TTGCTGCACTACCCGCTTCGATAAAGTCTCTGTCAGCTGATGGCTGGGAGCGTGCAGCGAACGGTATTATGACTACCGATACTCGCCCGAAAGCGACCTCAAGACAGATTCAAATTGATGGTCGCACCATTACGGTTACTGGCATTTCTAAAGGCGCGGGCATGATCAAGCCCAATATGGCCACCATGTTGGGCTATGTCGCCACTGACGCTGCGATTGCACCAGATATGCTGCAGGGTATGTTAGATATTGCTGCCGACGCCTCGTTTAACCGCATTACTATCGATGGCGATACCTCAACCAATGATTCCTGTATTTTAGTTGCTACAGGGCGCGCTGGCGGGGATTTGTTGTCCGTGTCAGAAGGGCCGATTTTTGAAGCTTTGCAAGCCGTCTTTAATGAGGTCTTTCTAGAGCTGGCTCATGCGATTGTTCGGGACGGCGAGGGCGCCACCAAGTTTGTTGCTGTTGAAGTAGCGGGTGCTAAGGACGTTTCCGAAGCGCTTAAAGTTGCCTATGCGGTTGCTGAGTCACCCTTGGTGAAAACCGCGCTGTTCGCCAGTGACCCAAACTGGGGGCGTATACTGGCGGCTATTGGTCGTGCCGGTGTTGATGCTTTAGACGTATCTACGTTAACCGTTCACCTCGGTGATGTGCTGATTACTGAAAATGGTGGTCGCGCCGCTTCCTATACCGAAGCGGCAGGCGCCGCGGTAATGAAGCAGTCGGAAATAACTATTAGCATCAATCTCAATCGTGGTCAGCACAGTGAAACGGTGTGGACGACAGATTTTTCCTACGACTACGTTAAAATTAATGCCGAATACCGTAGCTAGTAAACGAGTTCATGTAGCGGTTGGCGTTATCTACAATCCCCAAGGCGAGATACTGATTGCCCGTCGCCACGACGACGCACATCAAGGTGGCTTATGGGAGTTCCCCGGTGGCAAGGTCGAAACCGGTGAGACGGTGTGTGACGCTTTGGCCCGCGAGCTGCACGAAGAGCTCGGCATTGTGGTTCACACGGCTAGCTGCACTCAATTGCTTGAAATACGTCACGACTACACTGACAAAGTGGTGTTACTTGATGTATGGAAAGTTCTGAAATTTGATGGTGAGGCTCTTGGTAAAGAGGGCCAGCCCCTGAAGTGGGTACAGCCGCAAGCCCTCCCTGAATATGACTTCCCCGCCGCTAACGTCGCAATTGTAGATGCAATATTAAAATTAGCTGATTGAGTATTTTTCTTGGCCGTCCTTGGCACGAACAGGTAGGGCGTGTTTTGGTTCACACCTCATATCCGACGCTGATTAAATGTTTTTCATTCCTGCGTCATACCCGACTCCAATAGGGCATCAATACAAACCCCCGTCATACCCGACCCCGATCGGGTATCCAAGTGAGCCTAGCAAATGTCTTTATATTAATTGGTGTGGCGCGGTTCAGAGCTCGAGGTCTGTGGATCCTCAATCGAGTTGAGGATGACAAACGTAGACCCGACCCCGATCGGGTATCCATGTGAGCGTAGCGAATGCCTTTATATTAGTTGGTGTGGCACGATTCGGAGCCCGAGGACTGTGGATCCTCAATCAAGTTGAGGATGACAAACGTAGTAATCCGTCATACCCGACCCCTATCGGGTATCGATATGAGCCAAGCGAATGCCTTTGATCTATTTGGTCTTGAGTAATTCAGAGCCTGAGGACTCTGGATCCTCAATCAAGTTAAGGATGACGGTTTGAGCCGTGATGACGAAGGATGGAAGAGTATTTATTCAAATCCTAGTCATTTATGGGTCAGGTCGAGTATCCATACCAACCACCGTCATACCCGACTCCGATCGGGTATCCATATGAGCGGAGCGAATGCCTTTGCTCACAGCGTACTCATAAGAACAAGCGCCGCCGAGAAACTAGTGTGGCCAAAAGAGAATGTTGTGAACGTGGGGTGTTTTTAGATAATTTTATATCAAGCTAAAGTCGCGCGAGGATCTCTAATAATTACCGTCTAAATCTTCGCTAAACACGTCCTCCAATGGTTGTCCGGGAATGGCGTGATCTTCGTTTGCCCATGCTACTAAATCATTATTCTTGCACCGCGCTGAGCAAAATGGTCGAAAGGTGTTTCGGCTGTCCCAAATAAGTTCTGTTCCGCAATTGGGGCAGGCGACGACGGGGGGCTTTTTGGCGATATTGCTCATTTGTACGTTCCTGCTAATGCTAAAAATTGCTGGTGTAGTCGGCTTACCTGCAGGTCGAGGTCGGCAAAGCCAGTGGTATTGTCGATGACATCTGTAGCGGCGGCCAACCTAGTCTCACGGCTTGCTTGGCTTGCCATAATACGCTCAACCTGGGCCTGTTCATTGTTGTCTCGCTCAATTGTTCGCGCTAATTGCAATGACTCTGGCACATCGACAACCACTAAGCGTTGGCATAGCGCTTCTTGCTTGGCTTCTACCAATAGCGGTGAAACATAAAGTGCGTAGGTGCTTTGTATCGCGCCCAGCTGATCGATTGTTTGCTTGGCAATCAGCGGATGAAGCAGGGATTCTAGCCAAGCCTTAGCGTTTGTATCGGCAAAAATAGTTTGCCGCAGAGCCGCTCGGTCGAGCTGGCCATCGGTTTGAATGACGCCCTTGCCAAAATGCGCGGCAATGCTTGCCAGCGCCTCAGTACCTGGTTCTACCACTTCTCGTGAAATAACATCAGCGTCAACAATGCCAATACCTAGTTTCGCGAAGCGATCAGAGACAGCGGTTTTACCACTGCCAATACCGCCCGTTAAGCCCACAATAAAACTACTCATTTGTCGTTTCAATCATCTTTGTATTTCAGTTTGGCAATGGCTAGCGAAAGCCTGCAAAGCCAAGGTAGGTGTCGATAATAGTGTCCCCCCAGAATACAGCAATCCAGCCTGCACCCGCTAGGTAGGGACCAAATGGCATTGGGGTTGA
This portion of the Zhongshania sp. R06B22 genome encodes:
- the coaE gene encoding dephospho-CoA kinase (Dephospho-CoA kinase (CoaE) performs the final step in coenzyme A biosynthesis.), with protein sequence MSSFIVGLTGGIGSGKTAVSDRFAKLGIGIVDADVISREVVEPGTEALASIAAHFGKGVIQTDGQLDRAALRQTIFADTNAKAWLESLLHPLIAKQTIDQLGAIQSTYALYVSPLLVEAKQEALCQRLVVVDVPESLQLARTIERDNNEQAQVERIMASQASRETRLAAATDVIDNTTGFADLDLQVSRLHQQFLALAGTYK
- a CDS encoding DNA gyrase inhibitor YacG: MSNIAKKPPVVACPNCGTELIWDSRNTFRPFCSARCKNNDLVAWANEDHAIPGQPLEDVFSEDLDGNY
- the mutT gene encoding 8-oxo-dGTP diphosphatase MutT, with translation MPNTVASKRVHVAVGVIYNPQGEILIARRHDDAHQGGLWEFPGGKVETGETVCDALARELHEELGIVVHTASCTQLLEIRHDYTDKVVLLDVWKVLKFDGEALGKEGQPLKWVQPQALPEYDFPAANVAIVDAILKLAD
- the argJ gene encoding bifunctional glutamate N-acetyltransferase/amino-acid acetyltransferase ArgJ, which produces MAVGSGDLGTLHIVDGVRIGTASAGIKKPGRIDTVVFELTEGSAVAGVFTLNAFCAAPVTLSKKHLAAASPRYLLINTGNANAGTGAIGLADAVASCVALATEVSVTPEQVLPFSTGVIGEKLPVDKLIAALPASIKSLSADGWERAANGIMTTDTRPKATSRQIQIDGRTITVTGISKGAGMIKPNMATMLGYVATDAAIAPDMLQGMLDIAADASFNRITIDGDTSTNDSCILVATGRAGGDLLSVSEGPIFEALQAVFNEVFLELAHAIVRDGEGATKFVAVEVAGAKDVSEALKVAYAVAESPLVKTALFASDPNWGRILAAIGRAGVDALDVSTLTVHLGDVLITENGGRAASYTEAAGAAVMKQSEITISINLNRGQHSETVWTTDFSYDYVKINAEYRS